The Deltaproteobacteria bacterium genome includes a window with the following:
- the tgt gene encoding tRNA guanosine(34) transglycosylase Tgt, translating into MSGQNNQFKVLKTHHQARRGRLQTPHGSIETPVFMAVGTKATVKAMTNEELLECGTQIILGNTYHLHLRPGEKLIKKMGGLHSFMNWKKPILTDSGGFQVFSLSGLRTLTEEGVEFRSHLDGAKCFISPEKSMEIQMDLGSDIIMAFDECLQYPATEDQIQKSMDLTYRWLLRSKAAMTRKESQLFGIVQGGLDLKHRLKSLEQITSVDLPGYALGGFSVGEPIHLMHELLPHVAPQMPADKPRYLMGVGTPLDLLIAIDSGIDMFDCVMPTRVARNGTLYTWQGKVSIKRNEYKEDPSPLDPECDCYTCKNYTKSYLRHLFMSGEILGSRLNTIHNIYFYMKLMERARAAIEEGTWEEFYFNCRQRFIK; encoded by the coding sequence GTGTCTGGACAAAATAATCAGTTTAAAGTTTTGAAAACTCATCATCAAGCGCGCCGTGGACGTTTGCAAACGCCCCATGGATCCATAGAAACTCCCGTATTTATGGCGGTAGGGACAAAGGCGACGGTGAAGGCCATGACCAATGAGGAATTGCTAGAGTGTGGGACTCAAATTATTTTGGGAAATACCTATCACTTGCACTTGCGACCAGGAGAGAAGCTTATAAAAAAAATGGGAGGCTTGCATTCCTTTATGAATTGGAAAAAACCGATTTTGACTGATTCTGGAGGTTTTCAGGTTTTTTCTCTGAGTGGACTTCGTACCTTGACAGAAGAAGGGGTCGAGTTCAGATCCCATTTGGATGGGGCAAAGTGCTTTATTTCTCCAGAAAAGAGCATGGAAATTCAAATGGATTTAGGTTCAGATATTATTATGGCCTTCGATGAATGCTTACAGTATCCCGCAACGGAAGACCAAATTCAAAAATCCATGGATTTAACCTATCGCTGGTTATTAAGATCGAAAGCCGCAATGACACGAAAAGAATCTCAGCTTTTTGGTATTGTTCAAGGAGGGCTTGATCTAAAACACCGTCTGAAATCACTAGAACAAATCACCTCTGTAGATCTTCCCGGTTATGCTTTGGGTGGCTTTAGCGTGGGTGAGCCGATACACCTAATGCATGAGTTGCTTCCCCATGTGGCTCCACAAATGCCTGCAGATAAACCTCGCTATTTAATGGGCGTCGGCACACCTTTGGATTTACTTATTGCCATTGATTCCGGTATCGATATGTTTGATTGCGTGATGCCAACCCGAGTGGCTAGGAATGGAACTTTGTATACCTGGCAAGGAAAGGTTTCTATCAAAAGAAATGAATACAAAGAGGACCCTTCTCCTTTGGATCCTGAATGTGATTGCTATACTTGTAAAAACTATACGAAATCCTATTTGAGGCATTTATTTATGAGTGGGGAAATCTTGGGGTCTCGCTTGAACACCATTCACAATATTTATTTTTATATGAAACTCATGGAGCGAGCTCGAGCCGCCATTGAAGAGGGAACTTGGGAAGAATTT
- a CDS encoding isochorismatase family protein: protein MLLHDLQNDFFQNGTMNVPKPANYMDRINQLLSYSGKKNDLNVLSQDYHLPHHHSFASNNPGKKLEEKIELHSQRQVLWPDHCVQNTPGASFHPALEIQCIHFVVRKGMNPMFDSSSAFFDKSRLEKTQLHDYLQYKQVNEIVLAGLALDLGITQTALDARELGYRVQIIEDLSPAYKIPKDKIKERLFILKTEGVILLSQKEYETNP from the coding sequence TTGTTGCTTCATGATTTGCAAAATGATTTTTTTCAAAATGGAACGATGAATGTTCCAAAGCCCGCTAACTATATGGATAGGATAAATCAACTTCTTAGTTATAGTGGAAAAAAAAATGATCTTAATGTTTTAAGCCAAGACTATCATTTACCTCATCACCATTCTTTTGCTTCGAATAATCCGGGTAAAAAGTTAGAAGAAAAAATAGAATTGCACAGTCAAAGGCAAGTGTTGTGGCCTGACCACTGCGTGCAGAACACTCCGGGAGCGAGCTTTCATCCCGCCTTAGAGATTCAATGTATTCATTTTGTGGTCAGAAAAGGTATGAACCCGATGTTTGATTCCTCTTCGGCCTTTTTTGATAAGAGCAGGCTTGAAAAAACCCAACTTCATGATTACTTGCAGTATAAACAAGTAAATGAAATTGTCCTTGCCGGACTAGCTTTGGATTTGGGAATCACGCAAACAGCTTTGGATGCCAGAGAGTTAGGGTACAGAGTCCAGATCATTGAAGACTTAAGTCCAGCTTACAAGATTCCAAAGGATAAGATAAAAGAACGATTGTTCATTTTAAAAACAGAAGGCGTTATTCTTTTAAGCCAAAAAGAATATGAAACTAATCCTTGA
- a CDS encoding mechanosensitive ion channel has protein sequence MFFIKEKVMTSFPSASDKIQAFIHLEYYIILTIVLFFGLGFYKFHLTQITEKRHKNLQARFRSTFYLLLVSFLFSLANRFYLSLEMGQSGWIQRIYTVFLYLTISLSAVTFVKVAQILAYLYLFFKNKSVGIPRLLANLFTFIFSLIVFIYLMSEVFSINLTAMLATSAVFSIVLGLALQDTLGNLFSGVALQIGNPFTIGDWVEIQNAGNKWTGQVQEITWRATFINTFSNEWIMIPNKIMAQSQILIYSNNVKQVRHSHTFRIDFSADIRKIKALLLESMLKNPDVVKDPAPRVLIIETTESWLTVKVFYSIEDFSRKYSIGDEVIQDIMSTLQNSGVPLAMNKISFARIPE, from the coding sequence ATGTTTTTCATCAAGGAAAAAGTGATGACGTCCTTTCCTTCAGCTAGCGATAAAATTCAAGCCTTTATTCATTTAGAGTACTACATTATTTTAACTATAGTTTTATTTTTTGGATTAGGGTTTTACAAGTTTCATTTAACTCAAATTACTGAAAAGAGACACAAGAATCTTCAAGCTCGATTCCGGTCTACTTTTTATCTCTTGCTTGTGAGTTTCCTATTTTCTTTGGCCAATAGATTTTATCTCAGCCTAGAGATGGGTCAAAGTGGATGGATACAAAGGATTTACACGGTTTTTTTATATCTAACCATCAGCTTGTCGGCGGTGACCTTTGTTAAAGTGGCCCAGATCTTGGCCTATCTGTATTTATTTTTTAAAAATAAAAGTGTTGGTATCCCTAGGTTGTTGGCAAATTTATTTACATTTATATTTTCACTCATTGTTTTTATTTATTTAATGTCTGAAGTTTTTTCTATAAATTTAACAGCCATGCTCGCAACATCAGCCGTTTTCTCGATTGTTCTGGGCTTGGCCTTGCAGGATACCTTAGGAAATTTATTTTCAGGAGTGGCCTTGCAAATTGGGAATCCCTTTACCATTGGGGATTGGGTTGAAATTCAAAATGCAGGTAATAAATGGACAGGGCAAGTTCAAGAAATTACTTGGCGAGCCACCTTTATCAATACTTTTTCAAATGAGTGGATCATGATTCCAAACAAAATCATGGCTCAGAGTCAGATTTTAATTTATTCAAATAATGTGAAACAAGTTAGACATTCTCATACTTTTCGAATTGATTTTTCCGCAGACATTCGCAAGATTAAAGCTTTGCTTTTGGAATCAATGTTAAAAAATCCAGATGTGGTGAAAGACCCAGCTCCAAGGGTACTGATTATTGAGACAACGGAGTCCTGGCTGACAGTTAAAGTTTTTTATTCGATAGAAGACTTTTCTCGTAAATACTCTATCGGTGATGAGGTCATTCAAGACATCATGAGCACCTTGCAGAACTCTGGAGTGCCCCTGGCTATGAATAAAATTTCTTTTGCACGGATTCCTGAATGA
- the queA gene encoding tRNA preQ1(34) S-adenosylmethionine ribosyltransferase-isomerase QueA — MKRSDLVFSYPEELIGKEPEYPPRVLSFQSNKQANQQTASPAAPHALSQTASQATLQKIEELSWQGLLDQFQQGDVLVINDTQVLRRRLFSEEEDEILFLNPTDKEAIHWEVLFPSKKQSLGARLALPRGIQAELVRKGRPQLLKLSQGIDESYFNQYGELPLPPYIQKARLQRHNFLADNKDYQTSWAEKPGSLAAPTASLHFKTSDLEKLESKGVQILKMTLHVGLGTFMPVTVDDLDQHPMHSEYVEIPLEVWSKIQLAKRQGHTIWSLGTTVTRSLESQALGYFKKVDLERGSSNKTGPAFVGLTDLLIQPGFDFKVVDRLLTNFHQPESTLLSLVAAFAGLENVKRVYALAIEKKMRLFSYGDLSVWTK; from the coding sequence ATGAAACGGAGTGATTTGGTTTTTTCATATCCCGAAGAGCTTATCGGTAAAGAGCCAGAGTACCCTCCGCGAGTGCTGTCATTTCAATCTAACAAACAAGCTAACCAACAGACTGCTTCACCTGCCGCCCCACACGCCTTATCTCAAACTGCCTCACAGGCCACTTTACAAAAAATAGAAGAGCTTTCTTGGCAAGGCTTGCTAGATCAATTTCAACAAGGCGATGTTCTAGTTATCAACGACACTCAGGTTCTTCGCAGAAGACTTTTTTCTGAAGAAGAGGATGAAATTTTATTTCTTAATCCGACGGATAAGGAAGCTATTCATTGGGAGGTCTTGTTTCCTTCGAAAAAACAATCCTTAGGGGCGCGCTTAGCTCTTCCTCGGGGTATACAGGCAGAGCTTGTAAGAAAAGGACGGCCTCAGCTTTTGAAGCTCAGTCAAGGGATTGATGAGAGTTATTTCAATCAGTATGGAGAGTTGCCTTTACCTCCATATATTCAGAAGGCAAGGCTTCAACGGCATAATTTTCTTGCCGACAATAAGGACTATCAGACTTCTTGGGCTGAAAAACCAGGGAGTTTGGCCGCGCCGACAGCAAGCCTTCATTTTAAGACCTCGGATCTTGAAAAATTAGAATCCAAGGGGGTGCAAATTCTGAAGATGACCTTACATGTAGGGCTCGGTACCTTTATGCCGGTGACGGTTGATGATTTAGATCAGCACCCGATGCATTCAGAATATGTAGAAATTCCTTTAGAAGTGTGGTCTAAAATTCAATTAGCAAAGAGGCAGGGGCATACCATCTGGTCGCTGGGGACAACGGTGACGAGATCTTTGGAGAGTCAGGCCCTAGGTTATTTTAAAAAAGTCGATCTGGAACGAGGATCTTCAAATAAAACAGGACCGGCTTTTGTGGGTTTAACAGACTTATTAATTCAGCCAGGTTTTGATTTTAAAGTTGTAGATAGGTTATTAACGAACTTTCATCAGCCTGAAAGCACGCTGTTATCCTTGGTAGCGGCCTTTGCGGGTTTGGAGAATGTGAAAAGGGTCTATGCTCTGGCTATTGAAAAAAAAATGAGACTTTTTAGTTATGGAGATTTAAGTGTCTGGACAAAATAA
- a CDS encoding hemolysin III family protein: MSSIQLSFSSTEKNDFSLVKPKLRGFFHQAAFFFSLGACGMLLSLAKNFNSLISVFIYSFGVVTLFGVSSLYHRRQWSPQNRQWMRRLDHAAIFIMIAGTGTPLCLLAISETGGKTLLVLIWGAAFLGVMQTLFWIKAPKYLSAILYLAMGWLAAPYISELKVALGNLSVSLIVIGGVIYSIGALVYALKRPNPWPLIFGYHEIFHILTIVAAILHFIVIARLIY, translated from the coding sequence ATGTCCTCAATTCAGCTATCTTTTTCTTCTACGGAAAAAAATGATTTCTCTTTGGTTAAGCCTAAGTTGAGGGGTTTTTTTCACCAAGCGGCTTTTTTTTTCAGCCTGGGTGCTTGTGGTATGTTGCTATCCCTGGCAAAAAATTTTAATTCTCTTATTTCTGTATTTATTTATTCTTTCGGAGTGGTGACTCTTTTTGGAGTCAGTTCTCTATATCATCGGCGGCAATGGAGCCCACAGAACCGTCAATGGATGAGGCGTTTGGACCATGCGGCTATTTTTATAATGATTGCAGGTACGGGGACTCCCCTTTGTTTATTGGCCATTTCAGAAACTGGGGGTAAGACTCTTTTAGTCTTGATTTGGGGGGCGGCTTTTCTAGGTGTCATGCAAACACTTTTTTGGATCAAAGCCCCAAAATACTTGTCGGCCATTTTGTATTTGGCAATGGGATGGTTGGCAGCTCCTTATATTTCAGAATTGAAAGTGGCGCTTGGAAATTTAAGTGTTTCCCTGATAGTTATTGGCGGGGTAATTTACTCGATAGGAGCTCTTGTCTATGCTCTAAAAAGGCCAAATCCTTGGCCTTTGATTTTTGGCTACCACGAGATCTTTCATATTTTAACCATCGTGGCAGCTATTTTACATTTTATTGTGATTGCAAGATTAATTTACTAA
- the nadE gene encoding NAD(+) synthase — protein sequence MRNIKIAAVAINQTPLDWKGNEERIFSALKESEEKKVQVLCFPELCLSGYGCEDAFYSPFVVENSLRLLFNLLPFTANQVVALGLPLLFKGSLFNVIALIVDKELIAFVPKKILAGDGVYYENRWFKAWDSGVRETIEIQNPVNKKKLEIPIGDFYFNIGGIKFGLEICEEAWVAKRVGATLSQKGVDVILNPSASHFSFGKQEIRKRFVAEGSRAFGVAYILSNLLGNESGRIIFDGACLVATDGKILLENQRFSFADFEINDCVVDIDGNKIKRQQSAHHKPEFGQSEIDQIEVDFQWNFLKPQASFLESTYPQNKDLKYEEFFHAVTLGLFDYLRKSRSHGFVISLSGGVDSSVVTLLATYSLLEAQKNLGDEKLAIKLAYIKETPNLLKNKDWIKSFIHVAYQATAQSSQGTNLAAKGLAQELNISFYEWDIDPILKAYIQTVEDVLQRKLTWETDDLSLQNIQARSRSPGIWLLANLKNSLLLSTSNRSEAAVGYATMDGDTSGGLSPIAGVSKDFLNQWVRWCAVSGPRGVGPISSLKDVFKMPPTAELRPSSYAQEDEKDLMPYPILDRIEKEFIRDRKSPQDIVECLHSEFPHFQPRELSLFVIKFLKLWSRNQWKRERYAPAFHLDDESLDPKTWCRYPILTSQFEEEIRGLEKTYPN from the coding sequence ATGAGAAATATTAAAATAGCTGCTGTGGCCATCAATCAAACCCCATTGGATTGGAAGGGGAATGAAGAGAGAATTTTTTCAGCATTAAAGGAATCTGAAGAAAAAAAAGTTCAGGTCCTTTGTTTCCCAGAGTTATGCCTTTCAGGTTATGGCTGCGAAGATGCTTTTTATTCGCCCTTTGTCGTTGAAAATTCGTTACGTCTGTTGTTTAATTTATTGCCTTTTACTGCGAATCAAGTTGTCGCCCTTGGTCTGCCACTTTTATTTAAAGGATCACTTTTTAACGTGATAGCGCTGATAGTTGACAAGGAGCTCATCGCTTTTGTTCCTAAGAAAATATTAGCGGGGGACGGTGTTTATTATGAAAACAGATGGTTTAAGGCCTGGGATTCAGGCGTTCGCGAAACGATAGAAATTCAGAATCCTGTAAATAAAAAAAAATTAGAAATTCCAATTGGTGATTTTTACTTTAATATCGGAGGAATTAAATTTGGATTAGAAATTTGTGAGGAAGCCTGGGTTGCCAAAAGAGTAGGTGCGACACTTTCGCAAAAAGGAGTGGACGTTATTTTGAATCCAAGCGCCTCTCATTTTTCCTTCGGAAAGCAAGAAATCAGAAAACGTTTCGTTGCTGAAGGGTCAAGGGCCTTTGGTGTGGCCTATATTTTGTCAAATCTTTTGGGAAACGAATCGGGAAGAATTATTTTTGATGGGGCTTGTTTAGTCGCCACAGATGGGAAAATTCTTTTAGAAAATCAAAGATTTTCTTTCGCAGACTTTGAAATCAATGACTGTGTCGTAGATATCGATGGAAATAAAATAAAAAGGCAACAAAGTGCTCACCATAAACCAGAATTTGGTCAATCAGAAATTGATCAGATTGAAGTTGATTTTCAATGGAATTTTTTAAAACCCCAGGCGTCGTTTTTGGAATCTACTTATCCTCAAAACAAGGATTTAAAATATGAAGAATTTTTCCATGCAGTCACTTTGGGTTTATTTGATTATTTAAGGAAAAGTAGATCCCATGGGTTCGTTATTTCACTGAGTGGTGGGGTGGATTCATCCGTTGTCACTCTTCTAGCGACTTACTCGTTGTTAGAAGCTCAGAAAAATTTAGGCGATGAAAAATTAGCAATAAAATTGGCTTATATTAAAGAAACTCCAAACTTACTAAAAAATAAGGATTGGATTAAAAGTTTTATCCATGTGGCTTACCAAGCTACCGCCCAGTCATCGCAAGGCACTAACCTGGCGGCGAAAGGGTTAGCTCAAGAGTTAAATATTTCATTTTATGAATGGGATATTGATCCCATTTTAAAAGCTTATATTCAGACAGTCGAAGATGTTTTGCAGAGAAAATTAACTTGGGAGACCGATGACCTTTCTTTGCAAAACATTCAAGCCAGAAGTCGTTCGCCAGGGATATGGTTACTTGCAAATCTTAAAAATTCCTTATTGCTATCAACTAGCAATCGATCAGAAGCCGCTGTTGGGTATGCGACCATGGATGGAGACACTTCTGGAGGGCTGAGCCCCATCGCAGGAGTTTCCAAAGATTTCTTAAATCAATGGGTAAGATGGTGTGCCGTAAGTGGTCCTCGTGGTGTGGGGCCTATTTCTAGTCTTAAAGACGTTTTCAAGATGCCGCCGACAGCAGAGCTTAGGCCATCTAGTTATGCGCAAGAAGATGAAAAAGATCTGATGCCCTATCCTATTCTTGATAGAATTGAAAAGGAGTTTATTCGAGACAGAAAAAGCCCTCAAGATATTGTCGAATGTTTGCATTCGGAGTTCCCCCATTTTCAGCCAAGAGAATTGTCGCTCTTTGTAATTAAATTTTTGAAGTTATGGTCTAGGAATCAATGGAAGAGAGAAAGATATGCTCCTGCTTTTCATCTGGACGACGAGTCTTTGGATCCTAAGACTTGGTGTCGCTATCCCATTTTGACATCTCAGTTTGAGGAAGAGATCAGAGGTCTAGAAAAAACATATCCTAATTAA